From the genome of Haloarcula sp. CBA1127, one region includes:
- a CDS encoding transcription initiation factor IIB family protein, whose translation MSSQTVQTELFAAAQGCPECDGTLDSSGRETHCENCGWVTEQDQIDHGPEWRTYNREEQKRTGAPRTATRHDRGLSTNIGSVDSADIPSRRRRRLARQRRLHGRSKYTSKRDRNLAHGLGEVRRIASALSESRSVKEQASTFFREAQDEDLLVGRSIEGGAAAAVYAACRCNGLVTMDTVADVARCSDSRIWNCYRTFLVELELSIPVSLPVDWVARICSDLPLDVAPEVRQRALELAERATESAEVNGRPDGVAAGALDLASRESDIRLTQATIGEAMDLNPSTVRQWFQQIEEHIVG comes from the coding sequence ATGTCTTCACAAACTGTCCAGACAGAGCTGTTTGCAGCTGCACAGGGCTGTCCCGAGTGCGACGGCACGCTCGATAGCAGCGGGCGGGAAACGCACTGCGAGAACTGTGGCTGGGTGACCGAACAAGACCAGATCGACCACGGGCCGGAGTGGCGAACGTACAATCGGGAGGAACAGAAGCGGACGGGTGCCCCCCGGACGGCCACTCGCCACGACCGAGGCCTGTCGACGAACATTGGGAGCGTCGATAGTGCAGACATCCCTTCGAGACGGCGTCGACGGCTTGCTCGCCAGCGGCGGCTCCACGGTCGGTCGAAGTACACCAGCAAGCGCGACCGGAACCTTGCTCACGGGCTCGGTGAAGTCCGACGCATCGCGAGTGCGTTGTCTGAAAGTCGGTCGGTGAAAGAGCAGGCATCCACGTTCTTCCGGGAGGCGCAGGACGAGGACCTGCTAGTCGGCCGGTCGATTGAAGGCGGTGCAGCGGCCGCTGTGTACGCTGCCTGCCGATGCAACGGGCTCGTGACGATGGATACAGTAGCTGACGTTGCTCGGTGTTCCGACTCACGTATATGGAACTGCTACCGGACGTTCCTCGTGGAACTCGAACTCTCGATTCCGGTATCGCTCCCGGTGGACTGGGTGGCACGGATTTGCTCGGATCTCCCGCTTGACGTTGCGCCGGAGGTTCGCCAGCGGGCACTCGAACTGGCAGAGCGGGCAACCGAGTCCGCTGAGGTCAACGGGCGACCGGATGGCGTTGCAGCCGGCGCTCTGGACCTCGCTAGCCGGGAGTCAGATATACGACTCACACAGGCGACGATCGGCGAGGCGATGGATCTGAACCCGTCGACAGTCCGTCAGTGGTTCCAGCAGATCGAGGAGCACATCGTTGGTTGA